A region from the Mesomycoplasma hyopneumoniae J genome encodes:
- the pyk gene encoding pyruvate kinase, with protein MNDMKNYISKRTKIIATIGPSTQDYEVLKKLVLSGVSVIRANFSHGNYQEQKQKFDSARKLSNELKIPISIMLDTKGPEIRIGKILEGSQKILANQRLTVLTDSDSYQNFQGTAQIITVSHQIDKDLKIGDKILFDDGKLQSVVIEIEPGKVVVRTKNSHILKSNKRLNLPGVAFSLPFLSQKDIDDILFGINENVNYIAASFVNSGENVRELRTLLDQNGGGHIQIISKIESRLGLENIDEIIELSDGIMIARGDLGLEVPYEEVPFQQKRIIRKCRFAGKTVVVATQMLDSMEKSSQPTRAEVTDVYWATELGADATMLSGESAQGQFPIESVQVMAVINKRAEKEFYNKLFYAKQLAVITENSRGLRAKIAHKLAHLAYEKEIKYTVVLSRTGQLLREIAKFRPNTAVIGVINNEKLINGFGITSSVFVSINSISEFTAIKNDFSLARNVLEPFGVEKGDTFLVVENEKMVQFVY; from the coding sequence ATGAACGATATGAAAAATTATATTTCAAAAAGAACAAAAATAATCGCAACAATTGGCCCTTCAACGCAGGATTATGAGGTCCTAAAAAAATTAGTACTATCTGGGGTTAGTGTAATTCGGGCAAATTTTTCCCATGGAAATTATCAAGAGCAAAAACAAAAATTTGACAGCGCCCGGAAGCTTTCTAATGAACTTAAGATTCCAATTTCAATTATGTTAGATACAAAAGGACCCGAAATTCGCATTGGCAAAATTTTAGAAGGCTCCCAAAAAATCCTTGCAAACCAACGTTTAACTGTCCTAACAGATTCAGATTCTTATCAAAATTTTCAAGGAACAGCCCAAATAATTACTGTTTCTCATCAAATTGATAAGGATCTAAAAATCGGTGATAAAATTTTATTTGATGATGGAAAATTACAATCAGTTGTAATCGAAATTGAGCCCGGAAAAGTTGTAGTTAGAACTAAAAATTCACATATTTTAAAGTCAAATAAGCGACTAAATTTACCCGGTGTAGCATTTTCCTTACCCTTTTTATCCCAAAAAGATATTGATGATATTCTTTTCGGGATTAATGAAAATGTTAATTATATAGCTGCATCCTTTGTTAATTCAGGTGAAAATGTCCGTGAATTACGCACACTTTTAGATCAAAACGGCGGCGGACATATCCAGATTATCTCCAAAATTGAGTCAAGACTTGGTCTTGAAAATATTGATGAAATTATTGAATTATCGGATGGAATTATGATTGCCCGTGGCGATCTAGGTCTTGAAGTGCCTTATGAAGAAGTTCCATTTCAACAAAAAAGAATTATTCGCAAATGTCGTTTTGCCGGTAAAACTGTTGTAGTTGCAACGCAAATGCTTGATTCAATGGAGAAATCATCCCAACCAACAAGAGCAGAAGTAACTGATGTCTATTGAGCAACTGAATTAGGCGCGGATGCGACAATGCTATCTGGTGAATCTGCCCAGGGTCAGTTCCCAATCGAGTCAGTTCAGGTAATGGCAGTTATTAATAAAAGAGCAGAAAAAGAATTTTATAACAAACTTTTTTATGCAAAGCAACTGGCAGTAATTACGGAAAATTCAAGGGGACTAAGAGCAAAAATAGCCCATAAATTAGCGCATTTAGCCTATGAAAAAGAAATAAAATACACAGTAGTGTTATCTCGAACTGGCCAACTTTTAAGGGAAATTGCAAAATTTAGACCAAATACAGCCGTAATTGGCGTGATTAATAATGAAAAATTAATTAATGGTTTTGGAATTACATCCTCCGTTTTTGTCTCAATTAACTCAATTTCTGAATTTACAGCAATTAAAAATGATTTTAGTCTAGCAAGAAATGTATTAGAACCCTTTGGGGTTGAAAAAGGTGATACATTTTTAGTGGTAGAAAACGAAAAAATGGTACAATTTGTTTATTAA
- the infC gene encoding translation initiation factor IF-3 yields the protein MLNHRPPFQKKPLQDHQINENILFPNIFLVGTDNEKIGKIATKEAIELAKSKGLDLVLISIKEVKTKDNQIQKVPIAKILDYGKFRYDIKKKKKEEKEKQSFTNNREIRVSFNINFQDILVKSKKAREFILDGDRVKIALRFRGREITRVDQGRKTLDIFYDQLKYIAKKSKEISQNGNFLVMHLERDRKKLPKFISAKQLKELLEYEKQKKEEEENV from the coding sequence ATTTTGAATCACAGACCCCCTTTCCAGAAAAAACCATTACAAGACCACCAAATTAACGAAAATATACTTTTTCCCAACATTTTTTTAGTTGGAACTGATAATGAAAAAATTGGGAAAATCGCAACAAAAGAAGCAATTGAGTTAGCTAAATCCAAAGGTCTTGATTTAGTTTTAATTTCGATTAAGGAAGTTAAAACTAAAGATAATCAAATTCAAAAAGTTCCAATTGCAAAAATTCTTGACTATGGTAAATTTCGTTATGATATAAAAAAGAAAAAAAAAGAAGAAAAAGAAAAGCAATCTTTTACTAATAATCGTGAAATTCGCGTTAGTTTTAATATAAATTTCCAGGATATATTAGTTAAATCGAAAAAAGCTCGTGAATTTATTCTTGATGGTGATCGTGTTAAAATTGCCCTTCGTTTCCGCGGTCGTGAAATTACTAGGGTTGATCAAGGCAGAAAAACACTTGATATCTTTTATGATCAGTTAAAATATATTGCTAAAAAAAGTAAAGAAATTTCACAAAATGGAAACTTTTTAGTTATGCATCTTGAACGTGATCGCAAAAAACTCCCAAAATTCATTTCAGCAAAACAACTAAAAGAATTACTCGAATACGAAAAACAAAAAAAAGAGGAAGAAGAGAATGTCTAA
- the rpmI gene encoding 50S ribosomal protein L35, whose amino-acid sequence MSKIKFKTKSALKKRIKVTGTGKVKHGHAYRSHLAQSKTTKQKRQSRKSTLMNNSDFKRLKKLI is encoded by the coding sequence ATGTCTAAAATCAAATTTAAAACAAAATCAGCATTAAAAAAAAGGATAAAAGTAACGGGAACAGGAAAAGTTAAACATGGCCATGCTTATCGTTCACATCTCGCTCAAAGTAAAACAACAAAACAAAAACGTCAATCAAGAAAATCAACTTTAATGAATAATTCTGATTTTAAAAGACTAAAAAAATTAATTTAA
- a CDS encoding alpha-ketoacid dehydrogenase subunit beta, which produces MANSDKIALNNIGAVTNALDLMMEKDSRVVLWGEDAGFEGGVFRATEGLQKKYGIERVWDSPIAEASICGVGVGAAIAGLRPVVEMQFQGFSYPAFQQLFVHAARYRNRSRSRFSVPMVMRMPMAGGVRALEHHSEAIEALFAHIPGLKVVMPSTPYDTKGLLIAAINDPDPVVFLEPKKIYRAFKQEVPAGIYEVPIGKANVIKEGSDLTLVTYGAQVHEAIAAIQQLPNTKGLEEVDVELIDLRTIKPLDTETIIESVKKTGRILIVHEAVKSFSVSAEIISRVNEKAFEYLESAPARLTGYDITVPLAKGENFHSITKEKIIDKIRKIMES; this is translated from the coding sequence ATGGCAAATTCAGATAAAATCGCTCTTAATAACATCGGTGCAGTTACAAATGCTCTTGATTTAATGATGGAAAAGGATTCTCGCGTTGTTCTTTGGGGCGAAGATGCCGGATTTGAAGGTGGGGTTTTTCGAGCAACTGAAGGTCTTCAAAAGAAATACGGGATTGAACGCGTCTGAGATTCGCCAATTGCTGAGGCTTCAATTTGTGGAGTTGGAGTCGGAGCAGCAATTGCTGGACTTCGTCCAGTCGTTGAAATGCAGTTTCAAGGATTTTCCTATCCTGCATTTCAACAACTTTTTGTTCATGCAGCTCGTTATCGAAACCGTTCTCGCAGTCGGTTTAGTGTTCCGATGGTAATGCGAATGCCGATGGCTGGTGGTGTTAGGGCTCTTGAACACCATTCCGAAGCAATTGAAGCACTTTTTGCACATATTCCTGGACTAAAAGTGGTGATGCCTTCAACCCCTTATGATACAAAGGGACTTTTAATTGCCGCAATTAATGACCCGGATCCAGTTGTATTTCTTGAACCAAAAAAAATCTATCGTGCTTTCAAACAAGAAGTTCCAGCCGGAATTTACGAGGTTCCAATCGGAAAAGCGAATGTTATAAAAGAAGGTTCAGATCTTACTCTGGTAACTTATGGGGCACAAGTTCATGAAGCAATTGCCGCAATTCAACAACTTCCAAATACAAAGGGACTTGAAGAAGTTGATGTTGAACTAATTGATCTAAGAACTATTAAACCATTGGATACTGAAACAATTATTGAATCTGTTAAAAAAACTGGAAGAATTTTAATTGTTCATGAAGCAGTTAAATCCTTTTCGGTTTCAGCTGAAATTATTTCCCGTGTAAATGAAAAAGCATTCGAGTATCTCGAATCTGCACCTGCTCGACTTACCGGTTATGATATTACTGTTCCACTTGCAAAAGGTGAGAATTTCCATTCAATAACAAAAGAAAAAATTATTGACAAAATTCGCAAAATTATGGAATCATAA
- the pdhA gene encoding pyruvate dehydrogenase (acetyl-transferring) E1 component subunit alpha: MDKFRYVKPGQIMAKDEEMIRFLDIDGNLLSSTVFGPIDETNDIRLSKQEIKKAYEFMVLSRQQDTYMTQLQRQGRMLTFAPNFGEEALQVASGMALTKDDWFVPAFRSNATMLYLGVPMILQMQYWNGSEKGNVIPENVNVLPINIPIGTQFSHAAGIAYAAKLTGKKIVSMSFIGNGGTAEGEFYEALNIASIWKWPVVFCVNNNQWAISTPNKYENGASTIAAKAMAAGIPGIRVDGNDLLASYEVIKEAVDYARSGNGPVLVEFVTWRQGVHTSSDNPRIYRTVEEEKEHEKWEPMHRIEKYMFDRGILDSAEKQKIWDEALAIVKETYEKSLVGLESTIDEIFDHTYKVLPPELEEQKQEALEFFKGVK; encoded by the coding sequence ATGGACAAATTTCGCTATGTAAAGCCTGGTCAAATTATGGCAAAAGATGAAGAAATGATTCGCTTTCTTGATATTGATGGTAATCTTTTATCTTCAACTGTTTTTGGACCAATCGACGAAACAAATGATATTCGCTTATCAAAACAGGAAATCAAAAAAGCTTATGAATTTATGGTTTTATCTCGCCAACAAGATACGTATATGACACAACTACAGCGACAAGGTAGAATGTTGACTTTTGCCCCTAACTTTGGTGAAGAAGCTCTTCAAGTAGCCTCAGGGATGGCGCTAACAAAAGATGACTGATTTGTCCCAGCTTTTCGTTCAAATGCAACAATGTTATATCTTGGCGTGCCAATGATCTTGCAAATGCAATATTGAAACGGTAGCGAAAAAGGTAATGTAATTCCCGAAAATGTTAATGTTTTACCTATTAACATTCCGATCGGAACGCAGTTTTCCCATGCTGCCGGAATTGCTTATGCAGCAAAACTAACAGGTAAAAAAATAGTTTCAATGAGTTTTATTGGAAACGGGGGGACTGCCGAAGGCGAGTTTTACGAGGCGCTAAATATTGCAAGTATTTGAAAATGACCAGTTGTTTTTTGCGTAAATAACAATCAATGAGCAATTTCAACCCCAAATAAATATGAAAACGGTGCCTCAACAATTGCTGCAAAAGCAATGGCAGCCGGAATTCCTGGAATTCGTGTAGACGGAAATGACCTTTTAGCTTCTTATGAAGTAATCAAGGAAGCTGTTGATTATGCTCGTTCTGGAAACGGTCCTGTTCTTGTTGAGTTTGTAACTTGACGTCAAGGTGTTCATACCTCTTCTGATAATCCACGAATTTATCGTACTGTTGAAGAGGAAAAAGAACACGAAAAATGAGAACCAATGCACCGGATTGAAAAATATATGTTTGACCGCGGAATTCTTGATTCTGCCGAAAAACAAAAAATTTGAGATGAAGCGCTTGCGATTGTCAAAGAAACTTATGAAAAATCTCTTGTTGGGCTTGAGTCAACAATTGATGAAATTTTCGATCATACCTACAAGGTTTTACCACCAGAACTTGAAGAACAAAAACAAGAAGCGCTTGAATTTTTTAAAGGAGTAAAATAA
- the rplT gene encoding 50S ribosomal protein L20 yields the protein MRVKGGSITRQRRRRWLKLAKGYWGHKSIGFKTAKQAVVKSWTYAFRDRKQRKRDFRKLWISRINAAARNQGISYSQLMHKIKQSNIEINRKMLAEMAIHHQSDFENIVKLAIAKSA from the coding sequence ATGAGAGTTAAAGGCGGAAGTATAACACGTCAGCGTCGTCGCCGTTGATTAAAATTAGCAAAAGGCTATTGAGGGCATAAATCGATTGGTTTTAAAACAGCAAAACAGGCAGTAGTTAAATCCTGAACTTATGCTTTTCGTGATCGAAAACAGCGAAAACGAGATTTTCGTAAATTATGGATTAGTCGAATTAATGCAGCAGCGCGCAACCAAGGGATTTCTTATTCGCAATTAATGCATAAAATTAAGCAATCAAATATCGAAATTAACCGAAAAATGCTAGCCGAAATGGCAATTCATCACCAAAGTGATTTCGAAAATATCGTTAAATTAGCAATTGCAAAATCTGCTTAA
- the rpmB gene encoding 50S ribosomal protein L28 produces the protein MARKDQISHRGPLSGNNRSHALNATKRKFNLNLQQITLKTASGKKIRLKVSAKTKKTLRKWGHV, from the coding sequence ATGGCAAGAAAAGACCAAATTTCTCACCGCGGACCATTAAGTGGAAATAATCGCTCGCATGCTCTAAATGCAACAAAAAGGAAATTTAACCTTAATTTACAACAAATAACACTAAAAACAGCCTCAGGAAAAAAAATTCGACTTAAAGTATCAGCAAAAACTAAAAAAACATTACGTAAATGAGGTCACGTTTAA
- a CDS encoding leucine-rich repeat domain-containing protein: MQFLLLNREIAIKIIKNQEFFSGKILDLSSLNFEEIADFAFSGMDLEIKKLILPDSLLKIGESAFMLNKIEKIVFGANLETILDSAFESNMVKKIEFPKGIRKLNSSVFANNKIKNLIIPSTISEIASDCFADNLLEKLEFHFENISVNTYAFVGNSPKQVDIFASFSAKNGEEIFDFYKFKFDFLNNFDKFDNSFKLEIKNLSLMQILLSFNWENLETINLIIPENQGKKHYEIFINKSKMTQRMQFDALGNVFFKKIVEIY, from the coding sequence GTGCAGTTTTTACTACTTAACCGTGAAATCGCAATTAAAATTATTAAAAACCAAGAATTTTTTTCGGGAAAAATTCTTGATTTATCCTCTTTGAATTTTGAAGAAATTGCTGATTTTGCCTTTTCGGGAATGGATTTGGAAATAAAAAAATTGATTTTACCTGACTCGCTATTAAAAATTGGCGAGTCAGCTTTTATGCTAAATAAAATTGAAAAAATTGTTTTTGGCGCTAATCTAGAAACAATTTTGGATTCAGCTTTTGAGTCCAATATGGTCAAAAAAATCGAATTTCCAAAGGGGATTCGTAAGTTAAATAGCTCTGTTTTTGCTAATAATAAAATAAAAAACCTTATAATTCCAAGTACAATTTCAGAAATTGCCTCTGATTGTTTTGCAGATAATTTGCTTGAAAAACTTGAATTTCATTTTGAAAATATTAGTGTTAATACATATGCCTTTGTCGGGAACTCACCAAAACAGGTCGATATTTTCGCTAGTTTTAGTGCTAAAAATGGTGAAGAAATCTTTGATTTTTATAAATTTAAATTTGATTTTTTAAATAATTTTGATAAATTTGATAATAGTTTTAAACTTGAAATTAAAAATTTGTCTCTTATGCAAATTTTGTTATCATTTAATTGGGAAAATTTAGAAACAATTAACCTCATTATTCCCGAAAATCAAGGCAAAAAACACTATGAGATCTTCATAAATAAGTCTAAAATGACTCAGAGAATGCAATTTGATGCTCTAGGAAATGTTTTTTTTAAAAAAATAGTAGAAATTTATTAG